A single window of Martelella sp. NC20 DNA harbors:
- the rplJ gene encoding 50S ribosomal protein L10 gives MERAEKREFVTELNEVFKASGSVVVAHYAGVTVAQMNIFRSKMREAGGTVRVAKNRLAKIALQGTESEGMSDLFTGQTLIAFCDDPVTAPKVCMDFAKTNDKLVVIGGAMGATVLDADGVKSLATMPSLDELRAKLVGMIQTPATRIATIASAPASQLARVLNAYATKDEAA, from the coding sequence GTGGAAAGAGCGGAAAAACGCGAATTCGTCACGGAACTGAACGAAGTCTTCAAGGCTTCCGGCTCGGTTGTCGTGGCCCACTATGCCGGTGTCACCGTTGCGCAGATGAACATCTTTCGTTCGAAGATGCGTGAAGCGGGCGGCACTGTCAGAGTCGCGAAGAACCGCCTGGCCAAGATTGCCCTTCAGGGTACGGAGTCCGAGGGAATGTCCGACCTGTTCACAGGTCAGACGCTCATCGCATTTTGCGATGACCCGGTGACGGCTCCGAAGGTCTGCATGGACTTCGCCAAGACCAACGACAAGCTCGTTGTCATCGGCGGCGCCATGGGGGCAACCGTGCTCGATGCGGATGGTGTCAAGTCGCTTGCGACGATGCCTTCGCTGGACGAGCTGCGTGCGAAGCTGGTGGGCATGATCCAGACCCCGGCTACCCGTATCGCGACGATTGCTTCGGCACCCGCAAGCCAGCTTGCGCGCGTGCTCAACGCCTACGCCACGAAGGACGAAGCCGCCTGA
- the rplA gene encoding 50S ribosomal protein L1: MTKIAKRTQKAREGVDVDKFYALSEAVKMVKERATAKFDETIEVAMNLGVDPRHADQMVRGVVNLPNGTGRTVRVAVFARGAKADEAREAGADVVGAEDLVEAVQGGNIDFDRCIATPDMMPLVGRLGKVLGPRGMMPNPKVGTVTMDVKSAVEASKGGAVEFRVEKAGIVHAGIGKASFEASALEENIRAFADAVVKAKPAGAKGNYVKRVALSSTMGPGVKIDFSSVNA, from the coding sequence ATGACCAAGATTGCAAAACGCACACAGAAGGCCCGCGAGGGCGTCGACGTCGACAAGTTCTACGCCTTGTCCGAGGCCGTTAAGATGGTCAAGGAACGCGCCACCGCGAAGTTCGATGAAACCATCGAGGTCGCGATGAATCTCGGTGTCGATCCGCGTCACGCCGACCAGATGGTCCGCGGCGTCGTCAACCTGCCGAACGGCACGGGCCGCACCGTCCGCGTTGCCGTTTTCGCCCGCGGCGCCAAGGCCGATGAAGCCAGGGAAGCCGGTGCGGACGTCGTCGGCGCGGAAGATCTAGTCGAAGCCGTCCAGGGCGGCAACATCGATTTCGACCGTTGCATCGCCACGCCGGACATGATGCCGCTCGTCGGCCGTCTCGGCAAGGTGCTCGGCCCGCGCGGCATGATGCCGAACCCCAAGGTCGGCACCGTCACGATGGACGTCAAATCGGCTGTCGAAGCCTCCAAGGGCGGCGCTGTCGAGTTCCGCGTCGAAAAGGCCGGGATCGTTCACGCCGGTATCGGCAAGGCCTCGTTCGAGGCATCCGCGCTGGAAGAAAACATCCGCGCCTTTGCCGATGCCGTCGTCAAGGCGAAACCGGCCGGCGCCAAGGGCAACTACGTCAAGCGCGTCGCGCTGTCCTCGACCATGGGTCCGGGCGTCAAGATCGACTTCTCGTCGGTCAACGCCTGA
- the rplK gene encoding 50S ribosomal protein L11, translating to MAKKVAGQLKLQVPAGSANPSPPIGPALGQRGINIMEFCKAFNAASQEMEKGMPIPVIITYFQDKSFTFAMKQPPVSYFLKKEAKIKSGSKTPGRASAGSISADQVRKIAEAKMSDLNAADIEGAMRMVEGSARAMGLEVTG from the coding sequence ATGGCTAAGAAAGTTGCAGGCCAGCTCAAGCTGCAGGTCCCGGCAGGTTCGGCAAATCCGTCCCCGCCGATCGGTCCCGCACTTGGTCAGCGTGGCATCAATATCATGGAATTCTGCAAGGCGTTCAACGCCGCCTCGCAGGAAATGGAAAAGGGTATGCCGATCCCGGTCATCATCACCTATTTCCAGGACAAGTCGTTCACCTTCGCGATGAAGCAGCCGCCGGTCTCCTACTTCCTGAAGAAGGAAGCGAAGATCAAGTCCGGTTCGAAGACTCCGGGCAGGGCATCGGCCGGCTCGATCAGCGCTGATCAGGTCCGCAAGATCGCGGAAGCCAAGATGAGCGATCTGAACGCCGCCGATATCGAAGGCGCAATGCGCATGGTCGAGGGTTCCGCCCGCGCCATGGGCCTGGAAGTGACGGGTTGA
- the nusG gene encoding transcription termination/antitermination protein NusG: MAMRWYIVHAYSNFEKKVAEAIEEKARQKGLDQYFDRILVPTEKVVEVRRGRKVDSERKFFPGYVLVRAELNDEVFHLIKNTPRVTGFLGSDQKPVPIPDSEAEHILGQVQEGVERPKATVLFEIGEQVRVSDGPFASFNGVVQDVDEERARLKVEVSIFGRATPVELEYAQVEKV; encoded by the coding sequence ATGGCTATGCGTTGGTATATCGTTCATGCCTATTCCAACTTCGAAAAGAAGGTGGCAGAGGCGATCGAGGAAAAGGCCCGCCAGAAGGGGCTTGATCAGTATTTCGACCGTATTCTCGTTCCGACCGAAAAGGTCGTCGAGGTGCGTCGCGGCCGCAAGGTCGATTCGGAGCGCAAATTCTTTCCCGGCTATGTGCTGGTGAGGGCCGAGCTCAATGATGAGGTGTTTCACCTGATCAAGAATACGCCCCGCGTGACGGGGTTCCTCGGCAGCGATCAGAAGCCTGTTCCGATTCCGGACTCCGAGGCCGAGCACATTCTCGGTCAGGTGCAGGAGGGCGTCGAGCGTCCGAAGGCCACCGTGCTTTTCGAGATCGGCGAGCAGGTTCGGGTATCCGATGGTCCGTTCGCATCGTTCAACGGTGTGGTGCAGGATGTCGACGAGGAGCGCGCCCGCCTGAAGGTCGAGGTCTCGATCTTCGGTCGCGCCACTCCGGTCGAGCTGGAATACGCGCAGGTCGAGAAAGTTTGA
- the secE gene encoding preprotein translocase subunit SecE has product MASKTNPFTFLQQVRAETAKVVWPSRRETVISTLMVIVMVVIAAFFFFAADQLMSLLMNFILNLGA; this is encoded by the coding sequence ATGGCATCTAAAACCAATCCATTCACGTTTCTGCAGCAAGTGCGCGCTGAGACGGCCAAAGTCGTTTGGCCTTCCCGGCGCGAAACTGTGATTTCGACCCTCATGGTTATCGTGATGGTCGTGATCGCGGCGTTTTTCTTTTTTGCAGCAGACCAGTTGATGAGCTTGTTGATGAATTTCATCCTCAATCTCGGCGCCTGA
- a CDS encoding GcvT family protein yields MTTKTRALVIGGGVVGVSTLYHLAKKGWSDAVLIERKELTSGSTWHAAGLLPLFNMSYSVGQLHKYSVNLYSALEEETGLNVGFSKVSNIRLAMTRDRMDEYLYYSGIAETIGVDVKFLTPEEVKEVWPLCETDGILGAIQHPDDGYIQPADLTQAFAKGARDRGARIMRNTTVTAIHQNPDGSWHVETDKEAFTADHVISCTGNFARRTGAMVGLDIPVIPVEHQYIVTEPHPAILERKRKGLPEMGVLRESDSAWYMREEAGGLILGPYETGAPVCYVDGPSDDSEYELFQEELDRLMPHIETAMARVPAFAEVGIKKVYNGAIAYTPDGNPIVGPAPGLKNFWLNEGHSFGITAAGGAGWQLAEWIVDGEPTVDLAGVDPRRFGPYATEGYLIAKNEEAYANVFTMHYPDEERSAARPLKTAPVYSRLKALGGVFGSVYGWERANWYAPQGYALDESELGVGADVLTSHNHAPPLEDGRIVEKWSFRRSNYFEHVGNEVKHVHEKVGVLDMTPFAKMEVSGVGARAFLDSIFANAIPKKRGRIALCHLLGQEGGVRAEFTLYEWAPDRFYLVSGAGLESHDHDLLTKLAPTDGSVTLRPLTMEMGVLVVAGPKSRDLLKKLTRTSLENEDFGWLTGQPVSIGAAGCHALRVNFVGELGWELHHPIAMQTYIFDKLMEAGAEFDIKPFGIRAMGAMALEKSYRAMQREMSIEYTAYESGLDRFIKPKKDFIGKQALLSKKEAGLGSVFSTLIVEGVTDVDARGSEAIYDGDGNLAGRATQGGFGWRIGKSIALAMLKPDYAAPGTKLRIRILGDLYDATVVEESPFDPDNAALRA; encoded by the coding sequence ATGACAACGAAAACTCGGGCACTGGTGATCGGCGGCGGAGTCGTCGGCGTATCGACGCTTTATCATCTGGCGAAAAAGGGCTGGTCGGACGCGGTTCTGATCGAGCGCAAGGAGCTGACCTCCGGCTCGACATGGCATGCCGCCGGCCTGCTGCCGCTGTTCAACATGAGCTATTCCGTCGGCCAGTTGCACAAATATTCGGTCAATCTCTATTCCGCGCTCGAAGAAGAGACCGGGCTGAATGTCGGTTTTTCAAAGGTCTCCAACATCCGCCTGGCGATGACCAGGGACCGGATGGACGAATATCTCTATTATTCCGGCATCGCCGAGACCATCGGCGTCGATGTGAAATTCCTGACCCCGGAGGAGGTCAAGGAGGTCTGGCCGCTATGCGAGACCGACGGCATCCTGGGCGCGATCCAGCACCCCGATGACGGCTACATTCAGCCGGCCGACCTGACGCAGGCCTTCGCGAAGGGCGCGCGCGACCGCGGTGCGCGGATCATGCGCAATACCACGGTGACGGCGATCCACCAGAACCCGGACGGCTCCTGGCATGTCGAGACCGACAAGGAGGCATTTACCGCTGATCACGTCATTTCCTGCACCGGCAATTTCGCCCGCAGGACCGGCGCGATGGTCGGGCTTGATATTCCCGTGATCCCGGTCGAGCATCAGTATATCGTCACCGAACCGCATCCGGCCATTCTGGAACGCAAGAGAAAGGGCCTGCCCGAAATGGGTGTCCTGCGCGAATCCGACAGCGCCTGGTACATGCGCGAGGAGGCGGGCGGGCTGATCCTCGGGCCCTACGAGACCGGCGCGCCGGTCTGTTATGTCGACGGTCCCTCCGACGACAGCGAATACGAGCTGTTCCAGGAAGAACTCGACCGGCTGATGCCGCATATCGAGACCGCGATGGCGCGCGTTCCGGCCTTCGCGGAAGTCGGCATCAAGAAGGTCTATAACGGCGCGATCGCCTATACGCCGGACGGCAACCCGATCGTCGGGCCCGCGCCGGGGCTGAAGAATTTCTGGCTGAACGAGGGCCATTCCTTCGGCATCACCGCCGCCGGCGGCGCCGGCTGGCAGCTTGCCGAATGGATCGTCGACGGCGAGCCCACCGTCGATCTCGCCGGCGTCGATCCGCGCCGCTTCGGGCCCTATGCGACCGAAGGCTACCTGATCGCCAAGAACGAGGAGGCCTATGCCAATGTCTTCACCATGCATTATCCCGACGAGGAGCGCTCCGCCGCCCGTCCGCTGAAAACCGCGCCGGTCTATTCCAGGCTGAAGGCGCTTGGCGGCGTGTTCGGCTCGGTCTATGGCTGGGAGCGGGCGAACTGGTACGCGCCGCAAGGCTATGCGCTGGATGAGAGCGAACTCGGTGTCGGCGCCGATGTGCTGACCAGCCACAATCACGCCCCGCCGCTTGAAGATGGCCGGATCGTCGAAAAATGGTCGTTCCGCCGATCCAACTATTTCGAGCATGTCGGCAATGAGGTGAAGCACGTCCATGAGAAGGTCGGCGTGCTGGACATGACGCCGTTTGCCAAGATGGAAGTCTCCGGCGTCGGCGCCCGCGCCTTTCTCGACAGCATCTTCGCCAACGCCATTCCAAAGAAGCGCGGCCGGATCGCGCTCTGCCACCTGCTCGGCCAGGAAGGCGGGGTGAGGGCGGAGTTCACGCTTTACGAATGGGCGCCGGATCGTTTCTATCTGGTTTCGGGGGCGGGGCTCGAAAGCCACGACCATGACCTGTTGACGAAACTCGCGCCAACCGATGGCTCGGTCACACTCCGGCCGCTGACCATGGAAATGGGCGTGCTGGTGGTCGCCGGCCCGAAATCGCGCGATCTCCTGAAGAAGCTGACGCGCACCTCGCTCGAAAACGAGGATTTCGGCTGGCTCACCGGGCAGCCGGTCTCGATCGGGGCTGCGGGCTGCCATGCGCTGCGCGTCAATTTCGTCGGCGAACTCGGCTGGGAACTGCATCACCCGATCGCGATGCAGACCTATATATTCGACAAGCTTATGGAGGCGGGCGCCGAGTTCGATATCAAGCCGTTCGGCATCCGGGCGATGGGCGCGATGGCGCTCGAAAAATCCTACCGGGCCATGCAGCGGGAAATGTCGATCGAATACACTGCCTACGAATCGGGCCTCGACCGCTTCATCAAGCCGAAAAAGGATTTCATCGGCAAGCAGGCATTGCTTTCGAAGAAGGAGGCCGGTCTCGGCTCGGTGTTCTCGACGCTGATCGTCGAGGGCGTCACCGATGTCGATGCCCGCGGTTCCGAGGCGATCTATGACGGCGACGGCAACCTCGCCGGCCGCGCCACCCAGGGCGGTTTCGGCTGGCGGATCGGCAAATCGATCGCGCTGGCGATGCTGAAGCCGGACTACGCAGCGCCGGGAACGAAGCTGAGGATCAGGATCCTGGGCGACCTCTATGACGCGACCGTGGTCGAGGAGAGCCCGTTCGACCCGGACAATGCTGCGTTGAGGGCGTGA